The Methanotorris formicicus Mc-S-70 region AGATTAGTTGAAAAAGATGGTAAAAAGGTTGCAGAAGTTATTGCGGCATTGTGTAAGGGATGTGGAACATGTGCCGCTGGATGTCCAAGTGGAGCATTAGAACAGAAACACTTCAAAACCATCCAATTATTCAAGCAAATTGAGGGGGCATTCAAAGATCCTGCCTAAAAAATTATTTTTTAAGGTGGTTCCATGGAAGAAGTAAAAAATGTTGTATGTCCATTTTGTGGGACATTGTGTGATGACATAATATGCTATGTTAAAGATAACCACATAGTTGGAACAAAAAACGCATGCAGAATTGGGCACAGCAAATTCACCCATAGAGATGGAGCAGTTAGATATACAGAGCCGTTAATGAGGGAGAATAAAAAAGATGACTTCAAAAAAGTGGATTGGGATACGGCAATAGAAAAAACAGGAGAGATATTGGTAAATGCTAAAAGACCAATATTATATGGATTTTCAGCAACTGAATGTCATGCACATGCGTATGGAATGAAGTTGGCTGAAATGGTTGGAGGAGTTGTTAGTAACACAGCAGAGGTTTGCCATGGACCGAGTGTTTGGGCACTGCAGGATGTTGGTTATCCAATCTGCACATTGGGGGAGGTAAAGAACAGGGCGGATGTTGTAATATATTGGGGATGCAATCCTATGCACGCACACCCAAGACATTTGGGTAGGTATGGAGTATTTGCAAGAGGATTTTTCAGGGAGAGGGGAAGAAGCGATAGAACCTTGATAGTTGTTGACCCAAGGAAAACAGATACTGCAAAATTGGCAGATATCCACTTACAGGTTGAGCAACATAGAGATTATGAGTTAATAAGTGCAATGAGGGCAGCATTGAAAGGGTTCAAATTAGGGGTTGATAAAGTTGCAGGGATTCCAGTAGAGACAATCTATGAAGCAGTTGATATTCTTAAAAATGCCCAATTTGGAATCCTATTCTTTGGTATGGGTGTCACTCAATCAAAAAGCAAGCATAGAAACATTGACAATGCCATCCAATTAATTATCGACTTAAATGCCTACACAAAATTCTCGCTCATTCCAATGAGGGGACATTACAATGTAAATGGATTCAACCAAGTGTGCACATGGATTTCTGGCTTTCCATTGTGTGTTGATTACTCAAGGGGCTACCCAAGATTCAACCCAGGAGATACGAGTGTAACTGATTTACTAATGAGAAAGGAGGCAGATGTCATGCTCAACATTGCCTCTGACCCTGGAGCACACTTCCCAAATAAAGCAGTGGAGAGAATGGCAGAAATCCCACTAATAGCAATAGAGCCTCACAGAACCCCAACAACAGAATTGGCAAACATCATCCTCCCTCCAGCAATTGCAGGAGTGGAATGTGAAGGAACTGCTTATAGAATGGATGGCATTCCAATCGAATTGAAAAGGGTTATTGAACCTCCTGAAGACGTTTTACCTGATAGAGAAATCCTAAAAAGAATTATTAGCAAGGTTGAGGAACTCCTATAATAACATTACATTATAATTTTTTCTTCATTTGATAATACTTTTTAGAATTTTATATTATTATAATAATAAAAATTTGAATTAAGTAGTAAATTTTATATACAATAATGGAGGTGATATTAATATGAATTTGGTAATACGGTGATATAAATGAATATGAAAATGAGCATTGAAAAGTTAAAATTAGTAAGACCAAAGGAGAATCCAAAAAATACAAACTTGGAATTGGATGTGGATTGGAACATTGAATACAAAAAGATAAACAACAATTCATTCTGTTATATATGTAATTTAAAAATGGAAGAATTTCCAGTATCGTTTGTTGTTGAAGGGGTTGTGGAGTTTGAAGAAAATACCAACAACGTTTCAGAGGATGTTTCACAATCAATACTGGATAAATTACTCCAAATTTTAGTAAATCTAATAAACCTAACAAAAGACGTGCAGGTTGAGGTTGAAAGTTTCCCATTGGTAGAAATCTCTGCTCAAAAAGTCGCATCATAAAGGTGATATAGTGAGGGTTGTTCATACCATTTGTCCTGGTTGTAGTGTAGGGTGTGGGATAGACCTAATTGTCAAGGATGATAAGGTCGTGGGAACTTACCCATACAAGAGGCATCCAATAAATGAAGGAAAAAACTGTCTAAATGGAAAAAACTCCTACAAAATAATCTATCATGAGAAGAGATTAAAAAAGCCATTGGTTAAGAAAAATGGAAAATTTGTTGAAGTTGATTGGGATGAGGTTCTGGAGTTAATTGCAGGGAAGTTAAAAAATTACAACAAAGAGGATATAGCTTTTATTGCCTCTGGAAGATGTACAAATGAAGATAACTATGCATTAAAAAAATTTGCAGATAGTTTAGGGGCTAAGATTGGGCATTGCATCTGCTGTTCTCCAAAGGTTAATTATTCAGAGATATCTGTAAGTATTGAGGATGTTGAAAATGCAAAAAGTATCATAATCATTGGCGATGTTTTTGAGGAAAATCCGCTGATTGGGAGAAGAGTGGTTAAGGCAAAAGAAAAAGGGGCTAAAATAACAATCTTCAACACAGAAGAAAAAGAAATTTTAAAATTAAATGCTGATGAGTTTATAAAGGTTGACGATTATTCAAAAGTTGAAATAAACGCTGATGAAGATACCATTGTAATAATAAATGCCCCAATGGGGGATGTTGGTGAAATTATCAAAGTCGTTGAAGAGAAAGGAGGCAAAGCTTTACCAGTTGCAAAGCACTGCAACACAGTTGGGGCAACACTTATTGGAATACCTGCTTTGGGTAGGGATGAATATATAGATCTATTAAAAAATTCAAAATGCATCTATATAATGGGGGAAAATCCTGCATTATGTGATGGAAATTCATTAGATAATGCTGAATTTTTGGTTGTTCAAGATATTATAATGAGTGAAACTGCAGAACTTGCTGATGTGGTGTTGCCTTCTGCATGCTGGGCAGAAAAAGATGGAACATTCACAAATACAGAGAGAAAAACACAAAAAATAAATAAAGCAGTAAATCCACCAGGAGAGGCTTTAGATGATTGGAGAATAATAAAGAATCTTGCTGAAAAAATGGGGATTGATTTAGGATTTGATTCAATTGATGACATCCAAAAGAATCTCCAATTTTAAAATTCCATCAAAGGTGGTATCATGGATAAATACGTTTTAGTTCAGGCATCTGATGAGAAAATTTTAAAGCATGCAGAATGTGGTGGAGCAGTAACTGCATTATTCAAATACCTACTGGATAAAAAACTCGTTGATGGTGTCTTAGCATTAAAGAAAGGAGATGATCTCTATGATGGGATTCCAGCATTCATAACGAATTCGGAAGAACTAATTGAGACTGCTGGTTCTCTACACTGTGCTCCAACGAATTTTGGGAAGTTGATAAAGAACTACTTAGCAGATAAAAAGATTGCAGTCTCTGTTAAACCATGCGATGCTATGGCAATAAGGGAATTGGCGAAGTTGAACCAGATCAACTTAGATAACGTCTATATGATCGGTTTGAACTGCGGAGGAACCATTAGTCCAATTACAGCGATGAAGATGATTAAACTATTTTATGAGGTAGATCCTAAGGATGTTGTGAAGGAGGAAATCGATAAAGGAAAATTCATCATCGAGTTAAAAAATGGGGAACATAAGGCAGTAAAAATCCATGAGTTGGAAGAAAAAGGTTTTGGAAGGAGGAAGAACTGCCAAAGATGCGAATTAAAAATCCCAAGAAATGCGGATTTAGCATGTGGAAACTGGGGGGCAGAACCAGGATGGACGTTCGTTGAAATCTGCTCAGAGAAAGGGAAAAAACTCATTGAAAATGCTGAAAAAGAAGGTTATATAAAAACTAAAAAGCCTTCTGACAAAGGTATTGAAATTAGAGCGAAGATAGAAGAGAGCATGATCAAACTCGCTAAAGGTTTCCAGAAAAAGCACCTTGAGGAGGAATATCCAGACCTTGAAAGATGGCAAGAGTATTGGAATAGATGCATTAAGTGTTATGGCTGTAGAGATGCTTGTCCAATCTGTTTCTGTAGAGAGTGTAGATTGGAGGCGGATTACCTCGATGAAAAAGGCAAAATTCCTCCAGATCCAGTAATGTTTCAGGGTATTAGGTTGTCCCACGTCTCCCAAAGTTGTATAAACTGCGGGCAATGCGAAGACGTCTGTCCAATGGAAATTCCACTCGCATACATATTCCACAGAATGCAGTTGAAACTCAGAGATATCTATGGATATATTCCAGGGATTGATGACAAGATGCCACCATTGTTTGATTTTGAATAATTTTGCTTTTTTAAATTGTAATTTTTACATTCCACATAATTATTTTATTTTTTAACAACATTCTCTACAAAATACTTATAGACTTTATATCCATCCTCTGAAAGTTCTGGGTGGAAGGACAGTCCCATATATTTACCCTCCCTAACACCAACGATTTTGTCATCATCCATTGCAAGAATCTCAACATCATCACTCAATATCCTATCAACCACTGGTGCTCTTATAAATACAGCGTGGATTTTTCCAATGCCTTTCATCTCAAGGTCTTTTTCAAAACTTTCTCTTTGACTTCCATAGGCATTTCTTTTTATGGTTATGTTCATCAACCCTAACAATGGCTGTTCTTTACCAGTTCCTTTTGATAAGAGAACCATACCCGCACAGGTTCCTAATATTGGCAAATCAGAATTCTTTAATGCATCTATAAACCCATACTTAACCATTAACTTACCCATCGTTGTGCTTTCCCCACCAGGGATGATTAATGCATCTATGTCTTTTAAATCTTCAACAAATCTAACTCTTTTCGTTTCATAACCTGCTTTTTTTATAGCTTCTTCGTGTTCTTCAATAGCCCCCTGAATTCCCAAAACACCAATTATCAAACTCTCACCTTCAGTTTTAATTCAATTTAAAAAACGCTGAAGATATATAAAAATTTTAGCGAAATGTAAAATTATAAATTTAAATTTATCAATTTAATCGTCTAAAATTAAAAATGGTGCAGGGGAGGGGATTTGAACCCCCGAACCCCTTCGGGACCGGATCTTAAGTCCGGCGCCTTTGGCCAGGCTTGGCGACCCCTGCACATCTCACGTCGGCACAAATACAATATTCAAAACTATTATATATACTTTTTGGT contains the following coding sequences:
- a CDS encoding formylmethanofuran dehydrogenase subunit B, which translates into the protein MEEVKNVVCPFCGTLCDDIICYVKDNHIVGTKNACRIGHSKFTHRDGAVRYTEPLMRENKKDDFKKVDWDTAIEKTGEILVNAKRPILYGFSATECHAHAYGMKLAEMVGGVVSNTAEVCHGPSVWALQDVGYPICTLGEVKNRADVVIYWGCNPMHAHPRHLGRYGVFARGFFRERGRSDRTLIVVDPRKTDTAKLADIHLQVEQHRDYELISAMRAALKGFKLGVDKVAGIPVETIYEAVDILKNAQFGILFFGMGVTQSKSKHRNIDNAIQLIIDLNAYTKFSLIPMRGHYNVNGFNQVCTWISGFPLCVDYSRGYPRFNPGDTSVTDLLMRKEADVMLNIASDPGAHFPNKAVERMAEIPLIAIEPHRTPTTELANIILPPAIAGVECEGTAYRMDGIPIELKRVIEPPEDVLPDREILKRIISKVEELL
- a CDS encoding molybdopterin oxidoreductase family protein, whose protein sequence is MRVVHTICPGCSVGCGIDLIVKDDKVVGTYPYKRHPINEGKNCLNGKNSYKIIYHEKRLKKPLVKKNGKFVEVDWDEVLELIAGKLKNYNKEDIAFIASGRCTNEDNYALKKFADSLGAKIGHCICCSPKVNYSEISVSIEDVENAKSIIIIGDVFEENPLIGRRVVKAKEKGAKITIFNTEEKEILKLNADEFIKVDDYSKVEINADEDTIVIINAPMGDVGEIIKVVEEKGGKALPVAKHCNTVGATLIGIPALGRDEYIDLLKNSKCIYIMGENPALCDGNSLDNAEFLVVQDIIMSETAELADVVLPSACWAEKDGTFTNTERKTQKINKAVNPPGEALDDWRIIKNLAEKMGIDLGFDSIDDIQKNLQF
- a CDS encoding Coenzyme F420 hydrogenase/dehydrogenase, beta subunit C-terminal domain is translated as MDKYVLVQASDEKILKHAECGGAVTALFKYLLDKKLVDGVLALKKGDDLYDGIPAFITNSEELIETAGSLHCAPTNFGKLIKNYLADKKIAVSVKPCDAMAIRELAKLNQINLDNVYMIGLNCGGTISPITAMKMIKLFYEVDPKDVVKEEIDKGKFIIELKNGEHKAVKIHELEEKGFGRRKNCQRCELKIPRNADLACGNWGAEPGWTFVEICSEKGKKLIENAEKEGYIKTKKPSDKGIEIRAKIEESMIKLAKGFQKKHLEEEYPDLERWQEYWNRCIKCYGCRDACPICFCRECRLEADYLDEKGKIPPDPVMFQGIRLSHVSQSCINCGQCEDVCPMEIPLAYIFHRMQLKLRDIYGYIPGIDDKMPPLFDFE
- the pdxT gene encoding pyridoxal 5'-phosphate synthase glutaminase subunit PdxT, yielding MIIGVLGIQGAIEEHEEAIKKAGYETKRVRFVEDLKDIDALIIPGGESTTMGKLMVKYGFIDALKNSDLPILGTCAGMVLLSKGTGKEQPLLGLMNITIKRNAYGSQRESFEKDLEMKGIGKIHAVFIRAPVVDRILSDDVEILAMDDDKIVGVREGKYMGLSFHPELSEDGYKVYKYFVENVVKK